The Trachemys scripta elegans isolate TJP31775 chromosome 6, CAS_Tse_1.0, whole genome shotgun sequence genome includes a window with the following:
- the ENAM gene encoding LOW QUALITY PROTEIN: enamelin (The sequence of the model RefSeq protein was modified relative to this genomic sequence to represent the inferred CDS: inserted 1 base in 1 codon; deleted 2 bases in 2 codons; substituted 5 bases at 5 genomic stop codons): MLIARSISSSDCLAHDALAVPRLVKRQDKQMQEEDDSETKRNPYFRHFSQGLSNRTPYYSKDIFKXEYNPPKTEKESPKAESPATNPSANSTRPANNSTTPTPXAKDGDQGGNATHIGISTKGNGINSQNPKRSSPDPSFTTLGQTDNFCYPREGTGXIPGCGKQLTSQPSPQGVFLDTRSXLTSHRDWERQAVNLSYPEREGFPSPEGEVRNHQQNAPVFEAGTMGQCEGSVYPSVSPSSQRQGSRYYQSEPFDQLGHESYPGQRKWGHEQLLPEDCPAGKHGNPQYMPHEPTEQQVYFHYPTDNRSNLGRDLPYNEINPWAPEENFPADDMSLPPKGHQPVTVSVPDGNLADHTGSAAYPSSGRLCCTGNCPAPKENPLAPLDFPPIRFSSWEXRGSAQYPEGSHSEHARHVXYPAGIQISHRNSSLLLGKPPSPSPACTYSTRKWRGNIRSGKEYALLYNHIRAARGHGS, encoded by the exons ATGCTCATTGCACGGAGCATCTCCAGCAGCGACTGTCTCGCCCATGATGCCCTGGCGGTGCCTCGGTTGGTAAAGCGACAAGACAAGCAAATGCAGGAGGAGGATGACAGTGAGACAAAAAGG AACCCTTATTTCAGACACTTTTCTCAAGGGCTCAGCAACAGA AccccatattactccaaagacaTATTCAAATGAGAATATAACCCACCCAAAACAGAGAAAGAATCGCCCAAAGCAGAGAGCCCTGCAACCAATCCATCTGCTAATTCCACCAGGCCTGCCAATAACTCAACCACC CCAACGCCCTAAGCCAAGGATGGGGATCAGGGAGGGAATGCCACCCACATTGGCATCAGTACAAAAGGGAACGGGATCAATTCCCAGAATCCCAAGA GGAGTTCTCCAGATCCCAGCTTTACTACCTTAGGGCAAACTGACAACTTCTGTTATCCAAGGGAAGGTACTGGTTGAATTCCAGGTTGTGGGAAACAGCTGACAAGCCAGCCATCTCCTCAGGGTGTCTTTTTAGATACAAGAA TGTTAACCAGTCACCGTGACTGGGAAAGACAGGCAGTTAACCTGTCCTATCCTGAAAGAGAAGGTTTTCCCTCTCCAGAAGGTGAGGTGCGGAACCACCAGCAAAACGCCCCAGTCTTTGAAGCAGGCACAATGGGGCAGTGCGAAGGTTCAGTGTATCCATCAG TTTCTCCTTCAAGTCAGAGGCAAGGAAGCCGCTATTATCAAAGCGAACCCTTCGATCAGCTAGGGCATGAGTCTTACCCTGGACAAAGAAAATGGGGCCATGAGCAGCTCTTGCCTGAGGACTGCCCAGCTGGCAAACATGGAAACCCACAGTACATGCCGCATGAGCCAACAGAGCAGCAGGTCTATTTCCATTATCCTACAGACAATCGATCCAACCTTGGCAGAGATTTACCATATAATGAAATTAACCCCTGGGCTCCTGAAGAGAATTTTCCAGCTGatgacatgtccctccctcccaAA GGACACCAGCCCGTCACCGTGTCAGTCCCAGATGGCAACCTAGCAGATCACACAGGGAGTGCAGCGTATCCTTCCTCTGGCCGTTTGTGCTGTACAGGGAATTGTCCAGCACCAAAAGAAAATCCATTAGCACCGCTAGACTTTCCCCCAATCAGATTCTCTTCTTGGGAATAAAGAGGAAGCGCACAATATCCTGAAGGTAGTCACTCAGAGCATGCCAGGCATGTTTGATACCCAGCTGGTATTCAGATTAGTCACAGGAACAGCTCCCTGCTGCTTGGAAAACCTCCTTCACCCTCCCCCGCCTGCACCTACTCCACAAGAAAATGGAGAGGGAACATCAGATCAGGAAAGGAATATGCTCTACTCTACAATCACATTAGGGCAGCAAGAGGACATGGATCCTAG